Proteins found in one Saccharopolyspora phatthalungensis genomic segment:
- a CDS encoding ABC transporter substrate-binding protein — MRKSLAAVGAATALVLAAAGCGLATTDTQKAVSRAPELAPDQKVSIVFESYNFGQAGAWTDTFNELIDEFEEAHPNITVTAQKPQGNSANPATDTIPSLQSQLTAGHPPDVAQLGFSDLDFTVNQLGAVPLDDMVGKDEVQRNFDGARYPYAPTARTLGDWNGKTYGVPFVFSTPTLYFNQDLLAAAGLDPAKPPSTWREVQQAAQAVKERTGKDGAYVDCLTKAAKDWCFQALVRSNGGRVVSADRGSLGFAEAPAVEAVQSMQDMVRSGAMPNRTQTQAVEAFARGELGMILESSAVQGNFLKGASGKWRLGAAEMPGFDGKPKVTTNSGAALFVFSQSPEKQRASWELIKFLTSEQAYTTIASKIGYLPLRTGLVDDPNGLKPWADKNPYLKPNLTQLASMEPWVSMPGPNYLQIRDGMMQAVESAVFQGADAASTLRAKQAEVSKLLPGGGR; from the coding sequence ATGAGAAAGTCCCTGGCCGCAGTGGGCGCGGCGACGGCGCTGGTGCTGGCCGCCGCAGGCTGCGGGCTCGCTACCACCGACACCCAGAAGGCGGTGAGCCGGGCGCCCGAGCTTGCCCCCGACCAGAAGGTCTCGATCGTCTTCGAGAGCTACAACTTCGGCCAGGCCGGTGCCTGGACCGACACCTTCAACGAGCTGATCGACGAGTTCGAGGAGGCCCACCCGAACATCACGGTGACCGCGCAGAAGCCGCAGGGCAACAGCGCGAACCCGGCCACGGACACGATTCCCAGCCTGCAGAGCCAGCTCACCGCGGGCCACCCGCCGGACGTGGCGCAACTGGGCTTCAGCGATCTGGACTTCACGGTCAACCAGCTCGGCGCCGTGCCCCTGGACGACATGGTCGGCAAGGACGAGGTGCAGCGGAACTTCGACGGAGCACGATACCCGTACGCGCCCACCGCGCGGACGCTCGGCGACTGGAACGGCAAGACCTATGGCGTGCCGTTCGTCTTCTCCACCCCAACGCTCTATTTCAACCAGGACTTGCTGGCCGCCGCCGGCCTGGACCCCGCCAAGCCGCCATCGACCTGGCGCGAGGTGCAGCAGGCAGCGCAGGCGGTCAAGGAGCGCACCGGCAAGGACGGCGCCTACGTGGACTGCCTGACGAAGGCGGCCAAGGACTGGTGTTTCCAGGCGCTGGTGCGCTCCAATGGCGGCCGCGTGGTGTCCGCGGATCGCGGCTCGCTCGGCTTCGCGGAAGCGCCGGCCGTCGAGGCCGTGCAGAGCATGCAGGACATGGTGCGCTCCGGCGCGATGCCCAACCGCACCCAGACTCAGGCGGTGGAAGCCTTCGCCCGCGGCGAGCTGGGCATGATTCTCGAATCCAGCGCGGTGCAGGGCAATTTCCTCAAAGGCGCCAGCGGGAAATGGCGGCTGGGCGCGGCCGAGATGCCGGGATTCGACGGTAAACCGAAGGTGACGACGAACTCCGGTGCGGCGCTGTTCGTGTTCTCCCAGTCACCGGAGAAGCAGCGCGCGAGTTGGGAGCTGATCAAGTTCCTGACCAGCGAGCAGGCCTACACCACGATCGCGAGCAAGATCGGTTACCTGCCGCTGCGCACGGGTCTGGTCGACGACCCGAACGGGCTGAAGCCGTGGGCGGACAAGAACCCCTACCTGAAGCCGAATCTGACGCAGCTGGCCAGCATGGAGCCGTGGGTGTCCATGCCGGGGCCCAACTATCTGCAGATCCGCGACGGCATGATGCAGGCCGTCGAGAGCGCGGTGTTCCAAGGCGCGGACGCGGCGAGCACGCTGCGGGCCAAGCAGGCCGAGGTGTCCAAGCTGCTGCCGGGCGGTGGCCGGTGA
- a CDS encoding ABC transporter ATP-binding protein, which translates to MSRIELQGVSRRFGSVTAVNDVWLDVADGEFLVLLGPSGCGKSTLLRMIAGLLPPSGGRLRLGGADITDTPPRQRDLAMVFQSYALYPHLSVARNIGFPLRARRWPRAAIRAKVAEVAATLDLRELLDRKPRELSGGQRQRVALGRALVRDPGAFLMDEPLSNLDAKLRATTRAEISALHRKLGATMVYVTHDQVEAMTMATRIALLNEGSLEQVGTPAEVYDEPASVFVARFLGSPAMNLLDATARAESGALIARASGVELALGIEGELPEREVVVGVRPEHLQPAVPAEAGIRAVVTAVENLGSEEVALCEVGASPICVRGPRPLGLRPGDRVDLAARPQHLHLFDPGSGRRLAWRPAPVTAAV; encoded by the coding sequence GTGAGCCGCATTGAACTGCAGGGGGTGAGCCGCCGATTCGGTTCGGTCACCGCCGTGAACGACGTCTGGCTGGACGTTGCCGACGGGGAGTTCCTGGTGCTGCTGGGCCCGAGCGGTTGCGGAAAATCCACGCTGTTGCGGATGATCGCCGGGCTGCTGCCGCCGAGCGGGGGACGGCTGCGGCTCGGCGGCGCGGACATCACCGACACCCCACCGCGGCAGCGTGACCTCGCCATGGTCTTCCAGAGTTACGCGCTCTACCCGCATCTGTCCGTGGCTCGCAACATCGGTTTCCCGCTGCGCGCCCGCCGCTGGCCCCGTGCCGCCATCCGCGCGAAGGTCGCCGAGGTGGCCGCAACCCTCGACCTGCGGGAGCTGCTCGACCGCAAGCCGCGCGAACTGTCCGGCGGTCAGCGGCAGCGGGTGGCATTGGGCCGGGCGCTGGTGCGAGATCCCGGCGCGTTCCTGATGGACGAGCCGCTGTCCAATTTGGACGCCAAGTTGCGGGCCACCACGCGGGCGGAAATCTCCGCGCTGCACCGGAAACTGGGCGCGACGATGGTCTACGTCACCCACGACCAGGTCGAGGCCATGACCATGGCGACCCGGATCGCCTTGCTCAACGAGGGCAGCCTCGAACAGGTCGGCACCCCGGCGGAGGTCTACGACGAACCGGCATCGGTGTTCGTCGCCCGGTTCCTCGGGTCGCCCGCGATGAACCTGCTGGACGCCACCGCGCGCGCCGAAAGCGGTGCGCTAATAGCGCGGGCCAGCGGTGTCGAGCTCGCGCTGGGCATCGAGGGCGAGTTGCCGGAGCGCGAGGTGGTGGTCGGCGTGCGGCCCGAACATCTGCAACCGGCCGTGCCGGCCGAAGCCGGCATCCGTGCGGTGGTCACCGCGGTGGAAAACCTCGGCAGCGAGGAAGTCGCTCTTTGCGAGGTGGGCGCCAGCCCGATCTGCGTGCGCGGTCCCCGGCCGCTCGGCCTCCGGCCCGGTGACCGGGTGGACCTGGCCGCCCGTCCGCAGCATCTGCATCTCTTCGACCCCGGCAGCGGCCGCAGGCTGGCCTGGCGGCCTGCCCCGGTCACCGCTGCCGTGTGA